A window from Physeter macrocephalus isolate SW-GA chromosome 11, ASM283717v5, whole genome shotgun sequence encodes these proteins:
- the CTXND1 gene encoding cortexin domain-containing 1 protein, whose product MEDPTPEPVYVDVDKGLTLACFVFLCLFLVVMIIRCAKVIMDPYSAIPTSTWEEQHLDD is encoded by the coding sequence ATGGAGGACCCCACGCCTGAGCCCGTCTACGTCGACGTGGACAAAGGACTGACCTTGGCCTGCTTcgtcttcctctgcctcttcctcgTCGTGATGATCATTCGCTGCGCCAAGGTCATCATGGACCCTTACAGCGCCATCCCCACATCCACCTGGGAAGAGCAGCACCTGGATGACTGA